Proteins encoded by one window of Sporichthya brevicatena:
- a CDS encoding ABC transporter permease has protein sequence MTGTPTTSTRPAPVRIARDGWVVARRNVIKIVRVPEILVFVLISPIMFVLLFAYVFGGAIDVPGDVDYKEFLVPGIFAQTVVFGATFTGAGLAEDMQKGIIDRFRSLPMSRSAVLVGRTASDVIYNVLSLTIMALTGLLVGWRIRDGILDAALAFGVLLVFAYAISWVMGWVGLLVPSPEVVNNASFIVIMPLTFVSNVFVPTESFDGPLRTFVEWNPVSTVAQATRELFGNTSPDVVTPDSWAMENPVIYTLLWSVAIVAIFAPLSVRQYVRASNR, from the coding sequence GTGACCGGTACTCCGACGACGTCGACAAGGCCCGCGCCGGTGCGCATCGCCCGCGACGGCTGGGTGGTCGCGCGGCGGAACGTCATCAAGATCGTGCGGGTGCCGGAGATCCTGGTCTTCGTCCTGATCTCGCCGATCATGTTCGTGCTGCTGTTCGCGTACGTCTTCGGCGGCGCGATCGACGTCCCCGGCGACGTGGACTACAAGGAGTTCCTGGTCCCCGGGATCTTCGCCCAGACCGTCGTGTTCGGCGCGACGTTCACCGGCGCCGGGCTCGCCGAGGACATGCAGAAGGGCATCATCGACCGGTTCCGGTCGCTGCCGATGTCCCGGTCCGCCGTGCTGGTCGGGCGGACGGCGTCGGACGTCATCTACAACGTCCTGTCGCTGACGATCATGGCGCTGACGGGTCTGCTCGTCGGCTGGCGGATCCGCGACGGCATCCTCGACGCGGCGCTCGCCTTCGGAGTTCTGCTCGTGTTCGCCTACGCCATCAGCTGGGTGATGGGCTGGGTCGGCCTGCTGGTCCCGAGCCCCGAGGTCGTCAACAACGCCTCGTTCATCGTGATCATGCCGCTGACGTTCGTCTCGAACGTGTTCGTGCCGACCGAGTCGTTCGACGGCCCGCTGCGCACGTTCGTCGAGTGGAACCCGGTGTCGACGGTCGCGCAGGCGACCCGGGAGCTGTTCGGCAACACGTCGCCGGACGTCGTCACGCCCGACAGCTGGGCCATGGAGAACCCGGTGATCTACACGCTGCTGTGGTCGGTGGCGATCGTCGCGATCTTCGCGCCGCTGTCGGTGCGCCAGTACGTCCGGGCGTCGAACCGCTGA
- a CDS encoding glutathione peroxidase, protein MTALTDFTARTLDGEEKSLAEYKGSVVLVVNTASKCGFTPQYAGLQELHEAYGSQGLVILGFPCNQFGHQEPGNSAEIGEFCSRNYGVTFQMMEKVDVNGSDAHPLFDWLRKQKGGLLGEKIKWNFTKFLVGRDGQVVERYGPTTKPEKLRADIEKALAG, encoded by the coding sequence ATGACCGCCCTGACCGACTTCACCGCCCGCACCCTCGACGGCGAGGAGAAGTCCCTCGCCGAGTACAAGGGCTCCGTCGTTCTCGTCGTGAACACCGCCTCCAAGTGCGGGTTCACGCCCCAGTACGCCGGTCTCCAGGAACTCCACGAGGCCTACGGCTCCCAGGGGCTGGTGATCCTGGGATTTCCCTGCAACCAGTTCGGCCACCAGGAGCCGGGGAACTCCGCCGAGATCGGCGAGTTCTGCTCCCGCAACTACGGCGTCACGTTCCAGATGATGGAGAAGGTCGACGTCAACGGCTCCGACGCCCACCCGCTCTTCGACTGGCTGCGCAAGCAGAAGGGCGGCCTGCTCGGCGAGAAGATCAAGTGGAACTTCACCAAGTTCCTCGTCGGCCGGGACGGCCAGGTGGTCGAGCGCTACGGCCCGACCACCAAGCCCGAGAAGCTGCGGGCCGACATCGAGAAGGCCCTCGCCGGCTGA
- a CDS encoding TspO/MBR family protein gives MAFTQQVTPTAPAAADRRVGFDVGVLVLSLLLVAAVAVSGALINAGETDGWYAAADKPPATPPGWLFGPVWSILYTAMAVAAWLVWRAGGFAGARTALGLYALQLALNATWTPVFFGAERLFLGLVVILALDLAILATAVAFRRHSRTAALLLVPYLAWTLFATYLNAGIAALN, from the coding sequence ATGGCCTTCACTCAGCAGGTGACGCCCACCGCGCCCGCGGCCGCCGACCGGCGCGTCGGCTTCGACGTCGGCGTGCTCGTGCTGTCCCTGCTCCTCGTGGCGGCGGTGGCCGTCTCCGGGGCGCTGATCAACGCGGGGGAGACCGACGGCTGGTACGCCGCGGCGGACAAGCCGCCGGCGACGCCGCCCGGGTGGCTGTTCGGGCCGGTCTGGTCGATCCTCTACACGGCGATGGCCGTCGCCGCCTGGCTGGTCTGGCGCGCGGGTGGCTTCGCCGGGGCGCGCACCGCCCTCGGTCTCTACGCCCTCCAGCTCGCGCTCAACGCCACCTGGACGCCGGTGTTCTTCGGCGCCGAGCGGCTGTTCCTCGGCCTGGTCGTGATCCTGGCCCTGGACCTCGCGATCCTCGCCACCGCGGTGGCGTTCCGCCGACACAGCCGGACGGCCGCGCTGCTGCTTGTGCCCTACCTGGCGTGGACGCTGTTCGCCACGTACCTCAACGCCGGGATCGCGGCGCTGAACTGA